In Tamandua tetradactyla isolate mTamTet1 chromosome 7, mTamTet1.pri, whole genome shotgun sequence, the following are encoded in one genomic region:
- the LOC143691649 gene encoding uncharacterized protein LOC143691649, whose amino-acid sequence MYTGQCETGKEIPTLIESPCLHGVAAFQLPGPWLYHEKEFECTAQIEQVGKKVIRYTCKRTCEHSHKEVRKMRGNRQCETICLYRLALLILPPPFLDQGFLLISSPLPSLKGGAWW is encoded by the exons ATGTACACTGGACAATGTGAAACAG gaaaagagatccCTACCCTCATAGAAAGTCCCTGTCTTCATGGTGTTGCTGCATTTCAGCTTCCAGGTCCTTGGCTGTACCATGAGAAAGAATTTGAGTGCACAGCACAGATAGAGCAAGTAGGTAAGAAAGTTATCAGGTacacatgtaagaggacatgtGAGCACTCTCACAAAGAGGTGAGAAAGAtgagaggcaataggcaatgtgAGACCATTTGcctttatagattagctttacttattctccctcctcccttccttgaTCAGGGCTTTCTCCTGAtttcttctcccctcccttctcttaagggtggtgcctggtggtag